A single genomic interval of Abditibacteriota bacterium harbors:
- a CDS encoding vitamin B12-dependent ribonucleotide reductase — MKLSENAITVLEKRYLTKDEEGNLKETPQGLFERVATAVAGAESDPSMREKMTERFLRLLCDLDFMPNSPTLMNAGKDLGQLSACFVLPIEDSMDSIFETIKNTALIHKSGGGTGFSFSRLRPASDIVRSTNGVSSGPVSFMDVFNSATEAIKQGGTRRGANMGCLRVDHPNILEFITCKNDLTRFTNFNISVLLTEKFMEAVKAGEDYELINPRTGQCVRTVNASKVFDLIVNMAWKNGEPGIIFIDRINKDNPTPHKGEIESTNPCGEQPLLPYEACNLGSINLAHMVKTDGGRTVVDFDKLADTARTAVRFLDNVIEINKYPIPEIARTTCANRKIGLGIMGFADMLFQLMVPYDSEEGCQIAEQVMDCIRTAGREASMELARERGTFPNYEGSIYEKADMPLRNATITTIAPTGTLSIIASCSGGCEPVFGISYFKRVLDNNKLFEVNPYFEKAARDRGIYSEELMEKISEQGSLAGIDEVPEDLKRVFKTALDITPEWHIRMQAAFQKFTDNAVSKTVNFPKEATKEDVRDAFRFAYELGCKGCTIYRYGSRDAQVLNIGKEDKKDEKPGGVRARPDVTTGRTERIQTGCGHLYVTINEDENGAFEIFTQIGKAGGCASSQLEAISRLCSLALRSGVDITAIRKHLRGIRCPNPAWGKGGQVLSCSDAIGIAIDHYLEYKNPGKDAPDAGDDAETAENIIGACPDCGGEVDHESGCLVCRFCGWSKCG; from the coding sequence ATGAAGCTTAGCGAGAACGCGATCACTGTATTGGAAAAAAGATATCTGACCAAGGACGAGGAGGGCAATCTGAAGGAGACCCCTCAGGGCCTGTTTGAGAGGGTGGCCACTGCCGTGGCCGGAGCCGAGTCCGACCCCTCCATGAGGGAGAAGATGACAGAGAGGTTTCTCCGGCTGCTCTGTGACCTGGACTTTATGCCCAACTCCCCTACTCTCATGAATGCAGGCAAGGACCTGGGCCAGCTGTCCGCCTGCTTTGTGCTGCCCATAGAGGACAGCATGGACTCCATCTTTGAGACCATCAAAAACACTGCCCTCATTCACAAGAGCGGCGGCGGCACCGGCTTTTCCTTTTCCCGGCTGAGGCCCGCCAGCGACATAGTCCGCTCCACCAACGGCGTATCCAGCGGCCCCGTGTCCTTTATGGACGTGTTCAACTCCGCCACCGAAGCCATCAAGCAGGGCGGCACCCGCCGGGGGGCCAATATGGGGTGTCTGCGGGTGGACCATCCCAACATACTGGAATTTATCACCTGCAAGAACGACCTCACACGGTTCACCAACTTCAATATATCGGTGCTCCTCACCGAAAAGTTTATGGAAGCGGTCAAGGCAGGCGAGGACTACGAGCTCATCAATCCCCGCACCGGCCAGTGCGTCCGCACCGTGAACGCCTCCAAGGTCTTTGACCTCATAGTCAATATGGCCTGGAAAAACGGGGAGCCCGGCATCATCTTCATAGACCGCATCAACAAGGACAACCCCACTCCCCACAAGGGAGAGATAGAGAGCACCAACCCCTGCGGCGAGCAGCCCCTGCTGCCCTACGAGGCCTGCAATCTGGGCTCCATCAATCTGGCCCACATGGTGAAGACCGACGGCGGCAGGACCGTGGTGGACTTTGACAAGCTGGCCGACACGGCCCGGACGGCAGTCAGATTTCTCGACAACGTCATCGAGATCAACAAATATCCCATCCCCGAGATAGCCAGGACTACCTGCGCCAACCGCAAGATAGGTCTGGGTATCATGGGCTTTGCGGACATGCTGTTTCAGCTGATGGTCCCCTATGACAGCGAGGAAGGCTGCCAAATAGCCGAGCAGGTCATGGACTGCATCAGGACCGCCGGCCGGGAGGCCTCCATGGAGCTGGCCCGGGAGAGAGGCACCTTCCCCAACTACGAGGGCAGCATATACGAAAAGGCGGACATGCCCCTCAGAAACGCCACCATCACCACCATCGCCCCTACCGGCACTCTGAGCATCATCGCCTCCTGCTCCGGCGGCTGCGAGCCCGTGTTTGGCATCAGCTACTTCAAGAGAGTGCTGGACAACAACAAGCTCTTTGAGGTCAACCCCTATTTTGAAAAGGCAGCCAGAGACAGAGGCATATATTCGGAAGAGCTGATGGAAAAGATATCAGAGCAGGGCTCTCTGGCAGGCATAGACGAGGTGCCCGAGGACCTGAAGCGGGTATTCAAGACAGCTCTGGACATCACACCTGAATGGCATATACGCATGCAGGCGGCTTTTCAGAAATTCACGGACAACGCCGTATCCAAGACTGTGAACTTCCCGAAGGAGGCCACCAAGGAGGACGTGCGGGACGCCTTCCGCTTTGCCTATGAGCTGGGCTGCAAGGGCTGCACCATATACCGCTATGGCTCCCGGGACGCCCAGGTGCTCAACATCGGCAAGGAGGACAAAAAGGACGAGAAGCCCGGCGGAGTCAGGGCCCGCCCGGACGTGACCACGGGACGCACCGAACGGATACAGACCGGCTGCGGCCACCTTTACGTGACCATCAACGAGGACGAAAACGGCGCCTTTGAGATCTTTACCCAGATAGGCAAAGCCGGCGGCTGCGCCTCCAGCCAGCTGGAAGCCATCAGCAGGCTCTGCTCCCTGGCCCTGCGCTCCGGAGTGGACATCACCGCCATACGCAAGCACCTGCGGGGCATCAGATGTCCCAACCCTGCCTGGGGCAAGGGCGGACAGGTGCTGTCCTGCAGCGATGCCATAGGCATCGCCATAGACCACTACCTGGAATACAAAAACCCGGGCAAGGACGCCCCCGACGCCGGGGACGATGCCGAAACGGCAGAGAATATCATCGGCGCCTGCCCCGACTGCGGCGGCGAAGTGGACCATGAGTCCGGCTGTCTGGTGTGCCGCTTCTGCGGCTGGAGCAAATGCGGATAG
- a CDS encoding SpoIID/LytB domain-containing protein — MLRRLTVWLPILVLALAAAAAVAAAPALPGAGSDAYTVPVKLTCLPAGGYTLKTISSCKGMLADTRRDIPAGSQISFVPSGELVLARINGQEFKQTAAELTGKFAWGDSRIYAGTLRIRCSKGRLSGVCVTDLEDYTAGVLACEIGALAPAEALKAMAVAVRTYAVCRAAKTELCDSSHCQNFRGVTENPKLTGAAAATAGQLMLCKGVPIEAMYSADCGGVTEQGNAPYLKSKKEPSDMKGHRSWTYVYPKSKLSALLGLGTITRITVAECTPSGRIRTLVVYDGDADKTVRISGDNLRSRLGYANLKSTFFTVAVIEKDVVFSGKGYGHGKGLCQAGITELAGRGWDHKRILAWYYDGIVITDIGTYKQAAGRK; from the coding sequence ATGCTGCGACGGCTGACAGTGTGGCTGCCGATACTGGTGTTGGCGCTGGCAGCGGCAGCTGCTGTGGCTGCGGCGCCTGCGCTGCCGGGAGCCGGCAGCGACGCCTATACGGTGCCCGTCAAGCTCACCTGCCTCCCGGCGGGGGGATATACCCTGAAGACCATATCCTCCTGCAAGGGGATGCTGGCAGATACCCGGCGGGATATACCCGCCGGCTCTCAGATCAGCTTTGTCCCCTCCGGTGAGCTGGTCCTTGCCCGGATAAACGGGCAGGAGTTCAAACAGACCGCGGCGGAGCTCACAGGCAAGTTTGCCTGGGGAGACAGCAGGATCTACGCGGGCACTCTCCGCATCAGATGCTCCAAGGGCCGCCTGTCCGGCGTGTGCGTCACGGATCTGGAGGACTATACAGCCGGGGTACTGGCCTGCGAGATAGGCGCTCTGGCTCCCGCCGAGGCCCTGAAGGCCATGGCGGTGGCTGTCAGGACCTACGCTGTCTGCCGGGCCGCAAAGACAGAGCTGTGCGACTCTTCCCACTGCCAGAATTTCAGAGGCGTCACCGAGAATCCAAAGCTCACGGGGGCGGCAGCCGCCACCGCGGGTCAGCTGATGCTCTGCAAGGGCGTGCCCATAGAAGCCATGTATTCCGCGGATTGCGGGGGAGTCACCGAGCAGGGCAACGCCCCCTATCTGAAGTCCAAAAAGGAGCCCTCTGACATGAAAGGGCACAGGTCCTGGACCTACGTGTATCCCAAGAGCAAGCTGTCCGCCCTGCTGGGACTGGGGACCATCACCCGTATCACTGTCGCCGAGTGCACCCCCTCCGGCAGGATCAGGACTCTGGTCGTATATGACGGCGACGCCGACAAGACCGTCCGCATCAGCGGGGACAACCTGAGGTCCAGGCTGGGCTATGCCAATCTGAAAAGCACCTTCTTTACGGTGGCCGTCATAGAGAAGGACGTGGTCTTTTCCGGCAAGGGCTACGGCCACGGCAAGGGGCTGTGTCAGGCCGGCATCACAGAGCTGGCCGGCCGGGGCTGGGATCACAAAAGGATCCTCGCCTGGTATTACGACGGTATCGTCATTACGGATATAGGGACCTACAAGCAGGCTGCCGGCCGCAAATGA
- a CDS encoding 30S ribosomal protein S20: MPNIKSVMKDVKKSRENHLRNVSTKSRIKTLTKKTKLAIDEKADNVAALMNESFSVIDKAAKRGIIHPNQAARRKARLAKKLAKAD; this comes from the coding sequence TTGCCTAATATCAAATCTGTGATGAAGGACGTCAAAAAGTCCAGAGAGAATCATCTTCGCAATGTTTCTACAAAGAGCAGAATAAAGACACTTACCAAAAAGACCAAGCTTGCTATTGACGAAAAGGCTGACAACGTGGCCGCATTGATGAATGAGTCATTCAGCGTGATTGACAAGGCAGCCAAGAGAGGCATTATTCATCCTAACCAGGCGGCCCGCAGAAAAGCAAGGCTTGCGAAAAAGCTGGCGAAAGCTGATTAG
- a CDS encoding DedA family protein encodes MEAIIQALTGFIINVLDPLGYWGIIILMGIESACIPVPSEIIMPYGGYLAATYDNFNVVGIGLAGAIGNVWGSALAYWAGRKGGRHFVIKYGKYILMNKKSLDRADRFFERFGDFAVFIGRVLPIIRTFISFPAGVSRVPFGKFILFTFLGSVPWCMGLAYIGWVLTAKFPDTPAWEYVENSPISHYAHYIIGGLILIGLASYIWHHVKEMKEDGDEG; translated from the coding sequence ATGGAAGCGATCATACAGGCCCTGACCGGCTTTATCATCAACGTGCTGGACCCTCTGGGGTATTGGGGCATCATCATACTCATGGGCATAGAAAGCGCCTGCATTCCCGTGCCCTCAGAGATCATCATGCCCTACGGCGGCTATCTGGCCGCCACCTATGACAATTTCAACGTGGTAGGCATAGGTCTGGCCGGCGCCATAGGCAACGTGTGGGGCTCCGCTCTGGCATACTGGGCCGGAAGAAAAGGCGGCAGGCATTTTGTCATCAAATACGGCAAATACATACTGATGAACAAAAAGTCGCTGGACCGGGCCGACCGGTTTTTCGAGAGATTCGGCGATTTTGCCGTGTTCATAGGCAGAGTGCTGCCCATTATCCGCACCTTTATATCCTTTCCCGCCGGCGTTAGCCGGGTGCCCTTTGGCAAGTTTATCCTGTTCACCTTTCTGGGCTCCGTGCCCTGGTGCATGGGTCTTGCCTATATAGGCTGGGTGCTGACTGCCAAATTTCCCGACACCCCCGCCTGGGAATACGTGGAGAACTCTCCCATATCTCACTACGCCCACTATATCATAGGCGGCCTGATCCTCATAGGCCTGGCCTCCTATATATGGCACCACGTAAAGGAGATGAAGGAGGACGGGGATGAAGGCTAA
- a CDS encoding leucine-rich repeat domain-containing protein, whose translation MEEAKREDLFEIKTDRLGRRALTKYRGKDRAPELPEDIEVIGDYAFWCRDIVSVRIPDSVKEIGQGAFMWCDRLTEVSLPEGIRLGTDAFADAPGVPFSLCVTDGVLMGYHGVCPEELVIPAGVRSVARGLFEGQIFTRIVFPEGLTSIGRESFVHCEYLTEVVLPDSVKRIGDCAFAWCHQLTKVSLPKSARMGVYAFADAPGVPFSLNIRNDTVVGWTGDIPEEIVFPPDVKRIYCDFDTDHIRRIVLPEGLLKIYGGAFRACSNLVSAAIPDTVKEIDDLAFADCVSLTDLSVPRGAGIREGAFRNVPGAEFSLCITDGRLEDYNGVCPEMLTLPPEVEVIEDGVFSECPTLVSIVIPEGVREIGRWAFSECPTLESVVIPDSVEEIGEGAFEDCCDSLTIVTNNPVAIEYAKNHGLPWTVGRKQ comes from the coding sequence ATGGAAGAAGCAAAGAGAGAAGATCTCTTTGAGATCAAAACAGACCGGCTGGGCCGGCGGGCGCTGACCAAATACAGAGGGAAGGACCGGGCGCCGGAGCTGCCGGAGGACATAGAGGTCATAGGCGACTACGCCTTTTGGTGCAGAGATATAGTGAGTGTGCGCATTCCCGACTCCGTGAAGGAGATAGGGCAGGGAGCCTTTATGTGGTGCGACCGTCTGACCGAGGTCAGTCTGCCTGAGGGGATAAGGCTGGGGACCGACGCCTTTGCCGACGCGCCGGGCGTTCCCTTTTCCCTCTGCGTCACCGACGGCGTGCTGATGGGCTATCACGGGGTCTGTCCGGAGGAATTGGTGATACCCGCCGGCGTCAGGTCTGTGGCCCGGGGCTTGTTTGAGGGTCAGATCTTTACCCGGATAGTGTTCCCCGAGGGGCTCACTTCCATCGGCAGGGAGAGCTTTGTCCATTGCGAATACCTTACCGAGGTGGTGCTCCCGGACAGCGTGAAGAGGATTGGCGACTGCGCCTTTGCCTGGTGCCATCAGCTGACGAAGGTGTCCCTTCCGAAGAGCGCCCGGATGGGGGTCTATGCCTTTGCGGACGCCCCGGGGGTCCCTTTTTCCCTGAATATACGGAACGATACCGTCGTAGGCTGGACCGGAGACATACCGGAAGAGATAGTGTTCCCTCCCGATGTGAAACGTATATACTGCGACTTCGATACCGACCATATCAGGCGGATAGTCCTGCCGGAGGGCCTCCTGAAGATCTATGGCGGCGCCTTCAGAGCCTGCTCAAATCTTGTCTCGGCAGCGATCCCGGATACGGTGAAGGAAATAGACGATCTGGCTTTTGCGGATTGCGTGAGTCTGACGGACCTGTCAGTCCCCCGGGGAGCCGGGATCCGGGAAGGCGCTTTTCGGAACGTCCCGGGGGCAGAGTTTTCCCTGTGCATCACGGACGGCCGCCTGGAGGACTACAACGGCGTCTGTCCGGAGATGCTGACGCTTCCCCCGGAGGTGGAGGTGATAGAGGATGGGGTTTTTTCCGAATGTCCGACTCTTGTCTCCATTGTGATCCCCGAAGGGGTCCGGGAGATAGGCCGTTGGGCTTTTTCCGAATGTCCGACTCTTGAGTCTGTGGTGATCCCGGACAGCGTGGAGGAAATAGGGGAAGGGGCTTTTGAAGATTGCTGCGATAGTCTGACGATAGTGACAAATAATCCCGTGGCCATAGAGTATGCGAAAAATCACGGGCTCCCGTGGACCGTGGGCCGGAAGCAGTGA
- a CDS encoding HAD hydrolase family protein — protein sequence MKAKILMMDVDGTLTDGKIYMGQTGEVMKAFSDKDGYGLMNALKRGLIPAIVTGRTSDIVINRFGKELKVQEIYQGVTDKTAVAEALAAKYSLTLADCAYIGNDLNDLEVMLALKRSGGLCGCPADSVEGIKEISDFVSPNVGGSGAVRTFIDWLLED from the coding sequence ATGAAGGCTAAGATACTCATGATGGACGTGGACGGCACTCTGACCGACGGCAAGATCTACATGGGGCAGACAGGCGAGGTCATGAAGGCCTTCAGCGACAAGGACGGCTACGGCCTGATGAACGCCCTGAAGCGCGGGCTGATCCCCGCCATAGTCACCGGCAGGACCAGCGACATAGTGATCAACAGGTTCGGCAAGGAGCTGAAGGTGCAGGAGATATATCAGGGAGTCACGGACAAGACAGCCGTGGCCGAAGCCCTGGCGGCAAAATACTCACTGACCCTCGCCGACTGCGCCTACATAGGCAACGACCTCAACGACCTGGAAGTGATGCTGGCCCTGAAGCGGTCGGGTGGACTCTGCGGCTGCCCCGCGGACTCGGTGGAGGGGATAAAGGAGATCAGCGACTTCGTATCGCCCAACGTGGGCGGCAGCGGCGCCGTGAGGACCTTTATCGACTGGCTGCTGGAGGACTGA
- a CDS encoding radical SAM protein, with product MKDTQALLAAEKHLFEYAPAGKAAVRVGVGFPNTYTVGMASLGYQLVWHFFSCCPGLAVYRFFLPEKGGAPVTLEEGLSLASMDALAFSVAFEMDYVNLLGMLQSSDIPLLSRERREEDPLVIIGGSVTLINPEPLYSFADLVYTGDLEPRYEEICAILAQKRDLGRQGTLERLSGVPGMTAPLLGVRGERQVEHELDRYCPHSVICTPYARFGDTLLFETARGCARRCRFCAAGNTTGPMRIRRPELPEYHCYGMVGAAVFDSPYSVELCRRFVSRKASFSLSSLRLETLDAEKLSLMKQGGVETVTIAPEAGTERLRDILGKSCPDERIFHAAELVEQAGFRRLKMYFMTGLPGETDEDIEGIQTLVSRLHEEHPSLSLSASAGIFVPKPRTPFADETQPPLKELTRRLDILKKRYLRGCDVTCESPRLARIQWLLAQADEELGRELLLRCLEGGYRAGLRYAGSLDK from the coding sequence ATGAAAGACACGCAGGCATTGCTTGCAGCGGAAAAGCATCTCTTTGAATACGCCCCGGCCGGCAAGGCCGCCGTCAGGGTGGGAGTAGGATTTCCCAACACCTACACCGTGGGAATGGCTTCTCTGGGCTATCAGCTGGTGTGGCACTTTTTTTCCTGCTGCCCGGGACTGGCCGTCTATCGGTTTTTTTTGCCCGAAAAGGGGGGAGCCCCCGTCACTCTTGAAGAGGGGCTGAGCCTGGCGTCCATGGACGCGCTGGCCTTTTCCGTGGCCTTTGAGATGGACTACGTCAATCTGCTGGGGATGCTGCAAAGCTCCGACATACCTCTTCTCTCCCGGGAGAGGAGGGAGGAGGACCCGCTGGTCATCATAGGCGGCAGCGTGACGCTCATCAATCCCGAGCCTCTCTATTCCTTTGCGGATCTGGTCTATACGGGCGACCTGGAGCCGCGGTATGAAGAAATATGCGCCATACTGGCCCAAAAAAGAGATCTGGGCCGGCAGGGGACTCTGGAGCGGCTCTCCGGGGTGCCGGGCATGACAGCCCCTCTGCTGGGGGTCCGCGGCGAAAGGCAGGTGGAGCACGAGCTGGACAGGTATTGTCCACACTCTGTCATATGCACGCCCTACGCCCGATTCGGAGACACTCTGCTCTTTGAGACTGCCAGAGGCTGCGCCAGAAGGTGCCGCTTTTGCGCCGCCGGCAATACCACCGGCCCCATGCGCATCCGCAGGCCGGAGCTGCCGGAGTATCACTGCTACGGCATGGTGGGGGCCGCCGTGTTTGACTCCCCTTACAGCGTGGAGCTGTGCAGGCGCTTTGTGAGCAGAAAGGCATCCTTCAGCCTGTCCTCACTGCGTCTGGAGACTCTGGACGCGGAAAAGCTGTCCCTGATGAAGCAGGGAGGCGTGGAGACTGTGACCATAGCGCCGGAGGCAGGCACGGAAAGGCTGCGGGACATACTGGGCAAGAGCTGCCCGGACGAACGCATATTCCATGCTGCGGAGCTGGTGGAGCAGGCGGGCTTCAGGCGGCTGAAGATGTATTTTATGACAGGCCTTCCCGGGGAGACCGACGAGGACATAGAGGGCATACAGACTCTTGTCTCCCGGCTGCACGAAGAGCATCCTTCCCTGAGCCTGTCCGCCTCTGCGGGCATCTTTGTCCCCAAGCCCCGGACGCCCTTTGCCGACGAAACGCAGCCCCCTCTGAAGGAGCTCACGAGACGGCTGGATATATTGAAAAAGAGATATCTGAGAGGCTGCGACGTCACCTGCGAATCGCCCAGGCTGGCCAGGATACAATGGCTGCTGGCGCAGGCCGATGAGGAGCTGGGCAGAGAGCTGCTGCTGCGCTGTCTTGAAGGCGGCTACAGAGCGGGCCTGAGATACGCTGGATCTTTGGACAAATGA
- a CDS encoding YihY/virulence factor BrkB family protein, whose product MNRTITVLRNVYEVIYDAVVGYFRDDGPTHSAAVTYYMFLAILPILVTAVSVCTTVFGSTQEAYNWVMVYVDKFSPELSSAYKAQIRLTIDEVISVRGTAIGVGIVSLVWIALNGICALEHSINAAWKLTINRNPVMRRVVSLILLFVLFAMLYATSLFSAFSAKSLQEYFAYPEILRILAIVGSYLVYFLAFLFIYWFLVRIQVAVQSVIAASLAGAVIWGVSKSIFSWFLISFAQYSRIYGPVAGIMVFLIWMYFSVVIIIFCAEVGYAVNLRCNHS is encoded by the coding sequence ATGAACCGGACTATTACTGTACTGAGAAACGTATATGAAGTGATCTACGACGCAGTGGTGGGCTATTTCCGTGATGACGGACCTACCCATTCCGCCGCGGTGACCTACTATATGTTCCTGGCTATCCTGCCCATATTAGTCACGGCGGTCTCCGTGTGCACCACCGTCTTCGGCTCCACTCAGGAGGCCTACAACTGGGTGATGGTGTACGTGGACAAGTTTTCTCCGGAGCTTTCTTCCGCCTACAAGGCCCAGATACGGCTCACCATAGACGAAGTCATATCCGTGAGAGGCACCGCTATCGGAGTAGGTATAGTCAGTCTGGTGTGGATAGCCCTGAACGGCATCTGCGCTCTGGAGCACAGCATCAACGCCGCCTGGAAGCTGACCATCAACCGCAATCCCGTGATGCGCCGGGTGGTGAGCCTCATATTGCTCTTTGTGCTCTTTGCCATGCTCTACGCCACCTCTCTCTTTTCCGCCTTTTCGGCCAAGAGCCTCCAGGAGTATTTTGCATATCCGGAGATATTGAGGATACTGGCCATAGTGGGCTCTTATCTGGTGTATTTTCTGGCCTTCCTCTTTATATACTGGTTCCTGGTGCGGATACAGGTGGCGGTGCAGTCCGTCATAGCCGCCTCACTGGCGGGGGCCGTGATATGGGGCGTGTCAAAAAGCATATTTTCCTGGTTTCTGATCAGCTTTGCCCAGTATTCCCGCATATACGGTCCTGTGGCGGGCATCATGGTCTTTCTGATCTGGATGTATTTTTCGGTAGTCATTATAATCTTTTGCGCCGAGGTGGGCTACGCCGTCAACCTCAGATGCAATCACAGTTAG